A section of the Rhizomicrobium sp. genome encodes:
- a CDS encoding toxic anion resistance protein codes for MSEAQSIDASLPAVVADPTRVAAIKSGINIADTAQITAFGERAQNEVAGFADRILAQTKNRELGDTGALLSDIIAKAKGLDPAQLQKQDVFTRLFGGLRRRIFRFQSRFETVAAQIDHITVELERRIDILRRDVTMLDGLHDQTKDSIAGLDAYIAAGKAFADEYRKGPIADLETGAKGRSGNTTTDVMAAQQYQDALQSLDRLEKRILYLQQARQIAIQQMPQIRIVQSGDTTLIESLQASVTLTVPAWKQKMVLLLGLTRQQEALEMQKTVTDATNTMLRQASEMMKTQAIDIETQSQRGIVDIDTLQKTNQDLIDTIQGVLKVQSEGRRKRAEIETEMDRQTAALKAALAQSPAP; via the coding sequence ATGAGCGAAGCCCAGTCGATCGACGCCAGCTTGCCGGCCGTCGTGGCCGATCCCACACGCGTCGCCGCCATCAAGTCGGGCATCAATATCGCCGACACCGCGCAGATCACCGCGTTCGGTGAACGGGCGCAAAACGAGGTCGCGGGCTTTGCTGACAGGATCTTGGCGCAGACCAAGAATCGCGAGTTGGGCGATACAGGCGCGCTGCTGTCGGACATCATCGCGAAAGCCAAGGGCCTGGATCCGGCGCAGCTGCAAAAGCAAGATGTCTTCACGCGCCTGTTCGGCGGCCTGCGGCGCCGGATATTCCGCTTCCAGTCGCGCTTCGAGACGGTCGCGGCGCAGATCGACCACATCACAGTGGAGCTTGAGCGGCGGATCGACATCCTGCGGCGCGACGTGACGATGCTCGACGGGTTGCACGACCAGACGAAGGATTCGATCGCCGGCCTCGACGCCTATATCGCCGCCGGCAAGGCGTTCGCCGACGAATACCGCAAGGGCCCGATCGCTGATCTCGAAACCGGGGCCAAAGGCCGTTCGGGCAACACGACCACCGACGTGATGGCCGCGCAGCAATACCAGGATGCCCTCCAGTCGCTCGACCGGCTGGAGAAGCGCATACTCTATCTGCAGCAGGCGCGTCAGATCGCCATCCAGCAGATGCCGCAAATCCGGATTGTCCAGAGCGGCGACACCACGCTGATCGAGAGCCTGCAGGCCTCGGTCACGCTGACCGTGCCGGCGTGGAAGCAGAAGATGGTTCTGCTGCTCGGTCTGACGCGCCAGCAGGAGGCGCTGGAAATGCAGAAGACGGTGACCGACGCGACCAACACGATGCTCCGGCAGGCGTCCGAAATGATGAAGACCCAGGCGATCGACATCGAAACCCAGTCGCAGCGCGGCATCGTCGACATCGACACGCTGCAGAAGACCAACCAGGACTTGATCGACACCATCCAGGGCGTGCTGAAGGTCCAATCCGAGGGCCGTCGCAAGCGCGCCGAGATCGAAACCGAGATGGACCGGCAGACCGCCGCGCTCAAGGCGGCGCTGGCGCAATCGCCCGCGCCATGA
- the pgl gene encoding 6-phosphogluconolactonase, whose protein sequence is MSDATAYTTRPSFVGFHRAEDLHHALAGEIASRLTGGVECSGRAGFVISGGTTPGDFYDVLAMRDVPWKDIEITLSDERWTEPTTDRSNEHLARTRLLRDKAAAARLVPFKTRHETARAAQADVDAAVAAMPRPFDVVLLGMGTDGHTASLIPGSEGLAQALDRHDPALVRAVNPPNVTAMGERLTLTLRAILDARWIVLLIRGEAKLAAYKRALAGHDALLQPVRAVLHQSDVPVSIYWSE, encoded by the coding sequence ATGAGTGATGCGACGGCCTATACGACGAGGCCATCTTTCGTCGGATTCCATCGTGCGGAAGATCTTCACCACGCCCTGGCGGGCGAGATTGCGTCGCGCCTGACCGGCGGCGTGGAGTGCAGCGGACGCGCGGGCTTCGTCATCTCGGGCGGAACGACGCCGGGCGATTTCTACGACGTGTTGGCGATGCGCGATGTGCCCTGGAAGGACATCGAGATCACCCTTTCGGACGAGCGCTGGACCGAGCCGACGACGGATCGCAGCAACGAGCACCTCGCGCGCACGCGCCTGTTGCGGGACAAGGCCGCCGCGGCCCGTCTGGTGCCGTTCAAGACACGCCACGAAACGGCGCGCGCGGCGCAGGCCGATGTCGATGCCGCGGTCGCGGCGATGCCGCGGCCCTTCGACGTCGTGCTGCTGGGAATGGGCACGGATGGTCATACCGCGTCGCTCATTCCGGGCTCCGAGGGACTGGCGCAGGCCCTGGACAGGCACGATCCCGCCCTGGTGCGCGCGGTGAACCCGCCGAACGTCACCGCGATGGGCGAACGCCTGACACTGACGCTGCGCGCGATCCTGGACGCGCGCTGGATCGTCCTGCTGATCCGGGGCGAGGCGAAGCTGGCGGCGTACAAGCGCGCCCTGGCCGGACACGACGCCCTGCTGCAGCCCGTGCGCGCGGTGCTGCATCAGAGCGACGTACCCGTATCGATCTACTGGTCGGAATAG